TCCACCTGGCGTTCAGCCCGAATGGAAATTTGTACGTGACCGGGCCGACGACCTCGAGCTTCGATGCTATCTATGAGGTCGATCCGCACGGCAGCGTTTCCGTGTTCTTCCGCGGATTAGGAAGGCCGCAGGGGCTGGCGTTCGATATCGAGGGCAATCTCTACGTTGCGGCGTCGCTGCGCGGCAAACGCGGCGTGGTGCGAGTGACCCCGGATAAGCGCGCGTCGCTGGCCGTCGCGGGACAGAACCTGGTCGGAGTGGCGTTTGCGCCGGGCCGCGCCGCCGTGCTCGCCACCACCAATGCCATCCACCATCTCTCCTGGGACATCCAGGGACATCCGCTGCTGCCGGTGGAAGAGGCGGCGTACTAGTGGAGGGTCGACGGTCTACGGTCCTTAGTCGATGGTCGGTGGTCGATAGTCGTTAGTCGGTCGATGGTCGTTGGTCGATAGCAAGGCAGAGCCCCGCAGGGGCGACAGAATCTAGCCCGGCACGTTAGTGCCGGGTACGACGCACCAATAATGTCCCGAGTCCCGTAGGGACGACACGAAAGAGGTTTCGGCTCTGACGAGATTCCAAACCGGCTCTAGTTCCGGTTTCGCACTTTCATCCGTGACTGCCCAGATCATCGCGAATTGTCGACCGCAGACCGTCGACCGGTTTAGCTTCGCTGCCACTGGCAGGCCCCGAGACCGATAGACTGAAAGACCGAGAGACCTGATTGTGACCGCCGAGATCATTGCCATCGGCTCCGAGTTGCTTACGCCGTTCTTCCAGGACACCAATTCCCTTTACCTCACCGAGAAACTCAATGAACTCGGCGTGGATGTGGCGTTCAAGACGGTGGTCGGCGACCATCGCGATCACCTCACTGCGGCGGCACGGATCGCGCTGGGACGCGCCGAGATCCTGATCTTCATGGGCGGGCTGGGCCCGACCGAGGATGACCTGACGCGCGAGTGCGTCGCTGCCGCCTTGGGGCGCGCGGTCCATCGCGATCCTGAACTCATCACCCAGCTCTACACGCGGTTTGCCGGGCTCCGCCGCAAGATGCCGGAAAATAACGAACGCCAGGCGGACGTGGTGGACGGCGCGGAGGTGTTGCCCAACGCGCTCGGCACCGCGCCCGGGCAGTGGATCGAGCACGAGCACGAGGGAGCGAGGCGGTACATCCTGCTGTTGCCCGGGCCGCCGCACGAGATCAAGCCGATGTTCGACGAGCAGTGTGTCCCGCGGTTGCGCAAGCGCCTGCCGCGGCGATTTATTGCCACGCGGGTTCTGAAGATCGCGATGATGGGAGAATCGGACTGCGACAAGCGCGTCGCGCCCATCTACACGCGCTTCCTCGACGTGCGCACCACCATCCTGGCGGGTGCGGGCGACATCCAACTTCGGCTGTCGGCGCGCGGCGAATCGTTGGAAGCGGCGCAGGCGCGCGTGGACGAACTTGCGGGACTGCTGGAAGACGAGTTGGAGGACTACGTTTACTCCACGCAGGGCGAGTCGCTGGAGCAGATCGTCGGCTACTACCTGCAAATGCGCGGCGCCAATCTTGCGGTGGCGGAGTCCTGCACCGGCGGCATGCTGGGCGAGCGGATCACGAAGGTCAGCGGCAGCTCGCGATACTTTCTCGGCGGCGCCATTGTCTACGACAACGAGATGAAGACCCTGTTCGCCAACGTCCCTCCGATGCTGATCGCCCAGTACGGGGCGGTCAGCAAGGAAGTCGCGTCAGCGCTGGCGGAAGGAATTCGCGACGAATGCCGCGCCACGGTAGGCGTGGGCATCACCGGCGTCGCTGGGCCAACCGGCGGGACGGAAGAGAAGCCCGTGGGATTGGTGTATATCGCCGTCGCCGACGGAAAGCGCACTGAGGTGGTGGAGCGCAGGGTCCCCGGCGACCGCGACCGCATCCGCTGGTGGGCAACACAGCAGGCCCTCGACATGGTGCGGCGGATGCTGATGTGATAAAGAACGCGCTTCTTCCTTCTGTGCGATAACTGGCGTCAGCCGCGTAGCGGCGATTGAAGGTAGCCCGGCACTTCAGTTCCGGGAAGGGTTGTCCAAAAAATCCTCTGAGTCCCGTAGGAACGGCACGAGCTCATTGAGGCACGGAGAGGAATGAAGAATGAAAATCCTTACCGCAGCGGTTCTTCATTCTTCATTCTGACTTCTTAATTCTTCATTTCCTCCCTGGTGAATGGGAGTTTCCGCATGAGAGTATTCGTCGGGCTGGACATTGATCCCGCAATTCGCGCGCGTATGACGCGCTACCTGGAGGGCGTGCGCGGGTTTGCGCCCGATGCGCGCTGGGTAAAGCCGGGGTCGTTCCACATCACCCTGAAGTTCATCGGCGAGCAGAAGCCGGAGCGGGTGGAACAGATCAAGCGCGAACTGGCGACGGTTCATGCGATTCCTTTCGACATTTCGTTTCGCG
This DNA window, taken from Terriglobia bacterium, encodes the following:
- a CDS encoding competence/damage-inducible protein A, giving the protein MTAEIIAIGSELLTPFFQDTNSLYLTEKLNELGVDVAFKTVVGDHRDHLTAAARIALGRAEILIFMGGLGPTEDDLTRECVAAALGRAVHRDPELITQLYTRFAGLRRKMPENNERQADVVDGAEVLPNALGTAPGQWIEHEHEGARRYILLLPGPPHEIKPMFDEQCVPRLRKRLPRRFIATRVLKIAMMGESDCDKRVAPIYTRFLDVRTTILAGAGDIQLRLSARGESLEAAQARVDELAGLLEDELEDYVYSTQGESLEQIVGYYLQMRGANLAVAESCTGGMLGERITKVSGSSRYFLGGAIVYDNEMKTLFANVPPMLIAQYGAVSKEVASALAEGIRDECRATVGVGITGVAGPTGGTEEKPVGLVYIAVADGKRTEVVERRVPGDRDRIRWWATQQALDMVRRMLM